A single region of the Variovorax paradoxus genome encodes:
- a CDS encoding YkgJ family cysteine cluster protein — MSHCQQCGACCASYRVDFSVHELDDNGGKVPSGLAVEVNDALCRMRGTDHTPMRCAALTGKIGQSVACGIYEWRPNPCHELQAGSDACERARARHGLPTLSS; from the coding sequence GTGTCTCATTGCCAGCAATGCGGCGCCTGCTGCGCCAGCTACCGGGTCGACTTCAGCGTCCACGAGCTCGACGACAACGGCGGCAAGGTTCCCTCGGGCCTTGCCGTCGAAGTGAACGACGCCCTCTGCCGCATGCGCGGCACCGACCACACGCCCATGCGTTGCGCGGCCCTGACCGGCAAGATCGGCCAGTCGGTGGCCTGCGGCATCTACGAATGGCGGCCCAATCCATGCCACGAGCTGCAGGCCGGCAGCGACGCCTGCGAGCGCGCACGCGCCAGGCACGGGCTTCCCACGCTGTCCTCCTGA
- the kynA gene encoding tryptophan 2,3-dioxygenase codes for MSTEKIVHEEKAQLDFSASMSYGDYLHLDQILNAQHPLSPAHDEMLFIVQHQTSELWMKLMLHELRAATTCIAQEKLADAFKMLARVSRIMEQLVSAWTVLSTMTPPEYTAMRPYLANSSGFQSAQYRCIEFALGNKNAAMLKPHAHRPDLLAQVDEAYRSPSLYDEALKLLARRGLPVPADHLERDWTQPYEVSDGVEAAWLTVYRNPHDHWDLYQLGEKLTDLEDAFRLWRFRHVTTVERVIGFKRGTGGTGGVSYLRKMLDVVLFPEIWKLRTDL; via the coding sequence ATGAGCACCGAAAAAATCGTTCACGAAGAAAAGGCGCAGCTGGATTTCAGCGCGTCGATGAGCTACGGCGACTACCTGCACCTCGACCAGATCCTCAACGCGCAGCATCCGCTCTCGCCCGCGCACGACGAAATGCTTTTCATCGTGCAGCACCAGACCAGCGAGCTCTGGATGAAGCTCATGCTGCACGAGCTGCGCGCCGCCACCACCTGCATTGCGCAAGAAAAACTTGCCGACGCTTTCAAGATGCTGGCCCGCGTGAGCCGCATCATGGAACAGCTCGTGAGCGCATGGACCGTGCTCTCGACCATGACGCCGCCCGAATACACGGCCATGCGGCCCTACTTGGCCAACTCGAGCGGCTTTCAAAGCGCGCAATACCGCTGCATCGAGTTTGCGCTCGGCAACAAGAATGCCGCCATGCTCAAGCCGCACGCGCACCGGCCCGATCTGCTGGCGCAGGTCGACGAAGCCTACCGGTCGCCTTCGCTTTATGACGAAGCGCTGAAGCTGCTGGCGCGCCGCGGCCTGCCGGTGCCCGCCGATCACCTGGAGCGCGACTGGACGCAGCCGTATGAAGTCAGCGACGGCGTGGAGGCCGCATGGCTCACGGTGTACAGAAACCCGCACGACCATTGGGACCTTTACCAGCTCGGCGAAAAGCTCACCGACCTCGAAGACGCGTTCCGGCTCTGGCGCTTTCGCCATGTGACCACGGTCGAACGCGTGATCGGCTTCAAGCGCGGCACGGGCGGCACGGGCGGCGTGAGCTACCTGCGCAAGATGCTCGACGTGGTGCTGTTCCCCGAGATCTGGAAGCTGCGCACCGACCTTTGA
- a CDS encoding FAD-dependent monooxygenase, with amino-acid sequence MPAHILVVGGGIGGLATALALSRDGHRVDVFEQAAAFAEVGAGIQIGPNVARRLQQLGLDQSLDAIAARPNALVVQSAASGAELARLPLGDAMRQRYGAPYLCVHRADLHSLLLEAVRTKGVGALVTDARIAQIEMSDDLVCVSSSGSRAWEGEALIGADGLWSVVRQRLESPSAAEPPRITGHTAWRGLVAQAELPKALRRRRIDVWLGPRLHVVAYPVRGGDWLNVVVIAESAPAGDARDWDQASSLVALQQATGHSGRALQALLEAMPNWRAWTLCDRAPLTSAADMAHERIALVGDAAHPMVPYLAQGAGMAIEDAVALAEALGGGEAADVPAAFARYAEARWQRNAMVQARARRNGQVFHATGPMRLGRDLALRTLGARLLDQPWLYGG; translated from the coding sequence ATGCCCGCGCACATCCTCGTCGTCGGCGGCGGCATCGGGGGGCTCGCTACCGCGCTGGCGCTGTCCCGCGACGGCCATCGGGTCGACGTCTTCGAACAAGCGGCTGCATTCGCCGAAGTAGGCGCCGGCATCCAGATCGGGCCCAACGTCGCGCGGCGCCTCCAGCAGTTGGGCTTGGACCAGAGCCTCGATGCCATCGCAGCGCGCCCGAATGCGCTGGTGGTGCAGAGCGCCGCCAGCGGCGCCGAACTGGCCCGCCTGCCGCTCGGCGACGCCATGCGCCAGCGCTATGGTGCTCCCTACCTCTGCGTTCATCGCGCCGACCTGCATTCGTTGTTGCTCGAAGCCGTTCGGACCAAAGGCGTGGGCGCCCTGGTGACTGATGCGCGCATCGCGCAGATCGAGATGAGCGACGATCTCGTCTGCGTGTCGAGCAGCGGCTCGCGCGCCTGGGAGGGTGAGGCGTTGATCGGCGCCGACGGCCTCTGGAGCGTTGTGCGCCAGCGACTCGAATCTCCCTCGGCCGCCGAGCCGCCTCGCATCACGGGCCACACAGCGTGGCGTGGGCTGGTCGCCCAGGCTGAACTGCCGAAGGCATTGCGCCGCCGCCGCATCGATGTATGGCTCGGACCGCGCCTGCACGTGGTGGCCTACCCGGTGCGCGGTGGCGATTGGCTCAACGTGGTGGTGATTGCAGAGTCAGCTCCGGCAGGCGATGCACGCGATTGGGACCAGGCCAGCAGCCTTGTGGCGCTGCAGCAGGCCACTGGCCACAGCGGCCGTGCCCTGCAAGCCTTGCTCGAAGCGATGCCCAACTGGCGTGCCTGGACCCTCTGCGACCGTGCGCCGCTGACCTCGGCGGCGGACATGGCCCACGAGCGCATTGCGCTGGTCGGCGATGCCGCGCATCCGATGGTGCCTTACCTCGCGCAGGGTGCGGGCATGGCCATCGAAGACGCCGTGGCCCTGGCCGAAGCGCTCGGCGGCGGCGAGGCGGCCGACGTGCCTGCGGCCTTTGCCCGCTATGCCGAGGCTCGCTGGCAGCGCAATGCCATGGTGCAGGCAAGGGCGAGGCGCAACGGGCAAGTCTTTCATGCCACCGGCCCCATGCGCCTGGGTCGCGACCTTGCCCTGCGCACGCTGGGCGCGCGGCTGCTGGATCAGCCCTGGCTGTACGGAGGCTGA
- a CDS encoding DUF6587 family protein: MAQQLIVGLIVAAAAFYAVWRWMPAGWRRSAARKLAAGTHRAGLVDQERAEQLAAALVKTSGCGSCDSCGSCGSKATDRKDAEEAGHGPLSTHSR; this comes from the coding sequence ATGGCACAGCAACTGATCGTCGGATTGATCGTCGCGGCAGCCGCGTTCTACGCGGTGTGGCGCTGGATGCCCGCGGGCTGGCGGCGCAGCGCCGCTCGCAAGCTCGCGGCCGGCACGCACCGTGCAGGCCTTGTCGATCAGGAGCGTGCCGAGCAACTGGCGGCCGCGCTCGTCAAGACTTCGGGCTGCGGCTCTTGCGACAGCTGCGGCAGTTGCGGCTCCAAGGCCACCGACAGGAAAGACGCCGAAGAAGCCGGCCACGGCCCGCTGTCCACGCACAGCCGCTGA
- the kynU gene encoding kynureninase, whose translation MTTLEDCRALDAQDPLRSLRDQFTLPPGVIYLDGNSLGVLPKAAPARIAEVVAEEWGQGLIRSWNTANWFDLPQRLGDKVARLIGAAPGEVVCTDSTSVNLYKVLFAALSQQKDSGRKLVVSERSNFPTDLYIAESLCRERGFTLKLIDADELQGPDSVLTEEVAVLMLTHVNYRTGAMHDMKAITAAAHAAGALTVWDLAHSAGAVPVALNESNADYAIGCGYKYLNGGPGAPAFVWVHTRHAGKFEQPLSGWWGHAAPFEFTPHYRPAPGVGRYLCGTQPIIALAGLECGLDTVLAAEAFDGGKGGMAALRAKSLALTDLFIALVEERCAGQGLSLVTPREHARRGSQVCLSRAEGAYAIVQALIARGVIGDYRAGDSQMPDILRFGFTPLYLGFEDVWNSVEHLAQVLESGEWQREEFNRKNAVT comes from the coding sequence ATGACGACTCTTGAAGACTGCCGTGCGCTCGACGCGCAAGACCCGCTGCGCTCGCTGCGCGATCAATTCACCTTGCCGCCGGGCGTGATCTACCTCGACGGCAACTCGCTCGGCGTGCTGCCCAAGGCCGCGCCGGCACGCATTGCCGAAGTCGTCGCAGAGGAATGGGGCCAAGGCCTGATCCGCTCGTGGAACACGGCCAACTGGTTCGACCTGCCGCAGCGCCTCGGCGACAAGGTAGCCCGGCTGATCGGCGCGGCGCCCGGCGAAGTGGTGTGCACCGACAGCACCTCGGTCAATCTCTACAAGGTGCTCTTCGCGGCGCTCTCGCAGCAAAAGGACAGCGGCCGCAAGCTGGTGGTCAGCGAACGCAGCAACTTTCCGACCGACCTCTACATTGCCGAATCCCTGTGCCGCGAGCGCGGATTCACGCTCAAGCTGATCGACGCGGACGAGTTGCAAGGCCCGGACTCGGTGCTGACCGAAGAAGTGGCCGTGCTGATGCTCACGCACGTGAACTACCGCACCGGCGCCATGCACGACATGAAGGCCATCACCGCCGCCGCGCACGCAGCCGGCGCGCTCACGGTGTGGGACCTCGCGCACAGCGCGGGCGCCGTACCGGTCGCGCTGAACGAAAGCAATGCCGACTACGCCATCGGCTGCGGCTACAAGTACCTGAACGGCGGCCCCGGTGCGCCGGCTTTCGTGTGGGTTCATACGCGGCATGCGGGCAAGTTCGAGCAGCCGCTGTCGGGCTGGTGGGGCCATGCGGCGCCTTTCGAATTCACGCCGCACTACCGGCCAGCGCCGGGCGTGGGCCGCTACCTTTGCGGCACGCAACCGATCATCGCTCTGGCGGGGCTCGAATGCGGGTTGGACACCGTGCTTGCGGCCGAGGCTTTCGACGGCGGCAAGGGCGGCATGGCCGCGCTGCGTGCCAAGTCGCTCGCGCTCACCGATCTTTTCATTGCACTCGTGGAAGAGCGCTGCGCAGGTCAAGGTCTTTCCCTTGTCACGCCGCGAGAACACGCACGCCGCGGCTCGCAGGTCTGCCTGAGTCGCGCCGAGGGCGCCTACGCCATCGTGCAGGCGCTGATCGCGCGCGGCGTGATCGGTGACTACCGTGCCGGCGATTCGCAGATGCCCGATATCCTGCGCTTCGGCTTCACGCCGCTGTACCTCGGCTTCGAGGACGTATGGAATTCGGTCGAGCACCTGGCGCAGGTGCTCGAGTCGGGCGAGTGGCAGCGCGAAGAATTCAACCGCAAGAACGCAGTGACCTGA
- the argF gene encoding ornithine carbamoyltransferase: MTTATTPNAIRHYLQFSDFTADEYAYLFDRMAIIKKKFKTYEKHQPLTDRTLAMIFEKASTRTRVSFEAGMYQLGGSVVHLTTGDSQLGRAEPIEDSAKVISRMVDLVMIRTYEQTKIDTFAAHSRVPVINGLTNEFHPCQILADIFTYIEHRGSIQGKTVAWVGDGNNMANTWLQASEILGFKVHVSTPSGYEVDQSVAGLRSADSYEVFKDPMEACRGADLVTTDVWTSMGYESENEARRKAFADWCVDEDMMRVAQPDALFMHCLPAHRGEEVQAEVIDGPQSVVWDEAENRLHAQKALMEFLLLGRL; the protein is encoded by the coding sequence ATGACGACCGCCACCACGCCGAACGCCATCCGCCACTACCTGCAGTTCTCGGACTTCACAGCCGACGAGTACGCCTATCTTTTCGATCGCATGGCGATCATCAAGAAGAAGTTCAAGACCTACGAAAAGCACCAGCCGCTGACCGACCGCACGCTGGCGATGATTTTCGAGAAGGCCAGCACGCGCACCCGCGTGAGCTTCGAGGCGGGCATGTACCAGTTGGGCGGCAGCGTGGTGCACCTGACCACCGGCGACAGCCAGCTTGGCCGGGCCGAACCCATCGAGGACAGCGCCAAGGTGATCAGCCGCATGGTCGACCTGGTGATGATCCGCACCTACGAGCAGACCAAGATCGACACTTTCGCGGCGCACTCGCGCGTGCCGGTGATCAACGGCCTGACCAACGAGTTCCACCCTTGCCAGATCCTCGCGGACATCTTCACCTACATCGAGCACCGCGGCTCGATCCAGGGGAAGACCGTGGCCTGGGTGGGCGACGGCAACAACATGGCCAACACCTGGCTGCAGGCGAGCGAGATCCTCGGCTTCAAGGTGCATGTGAGCACACCCAGCGGCTACGAGGTTGATCAATCCGTAGCTGGCTTGCGTTCTGCGGACAGCTACGAGGTCTTCAAGGACCCGATGGAAGCCTGCCGCGGCGCCGACCTCGTCACCACCGACGTCTGGACCAGCATGGGCTACGAGTCCGAAAACGAAGCGCGCCGCAAAGCCTTTGCCGACTGGTGCGTCGACGAAGACATGATGCGCGTCGCCCAGCCGGACGCCCTCTTCATGCACTGCCTGCCCGCTCACCGCGGCGAGGAAGTGCAGGCCGAGGTCATCGACGGTCCGCAGTCGGTGGTGTGGGACGAGGCCGAGAACCGGCTCCACGCGCAGAAGGCGCTGATGGAGTTCTTGCTGCTCGGCAGGCTCTGA
- the kynB gene encoding arylformamidase, translated as MRSLQPQTRIWDISPPVHEGTPVFPGDTPYQQRWAATISQECPVNVSEIKLSPHVGAHADAPLHYDPEGQTIGHVDLTPFLGPCRVIHAIAKGPLIEWEHISHAITSQLPPRVLVRTYAAMPIAQWDPQLAAYAPSTVERLAAMGVKLIGIDTASIDPADSKTLESHQRIRRLDLRVLENLVLDDVPEGDYELIALPLKLVSADASPVRAVLRDLPR; from the coding sequence ATGCGTTCTTTGCAACCTCAAACCCGCATCTGGGACATCTCGCCTCCCGTGCATGAAGGCACGCCGGTGTTCCCCGGCGACACGCCCTACCAGCAGCGATGGGCCGCGACCATTTCGCAGGAGTGCCCGGTAAACGTCAGCGAGATCAAGCTCTCGCCGCACGTGGGTGCGCATGCGGATGCGCCTCTGCATTACGACCCCGAGGGCCAGACCATCGGCCACGTCGATCTCACGCCCTTCCTCGGCCCTTGCCGCGTGATCCACGCGATTGCCAAGGGCCCGCTGATCGAGTGGGAGCACATCTCGCACGCCATCACCAGCCAGTTGCCGCCCCGCGTGCTGGTGCGCACCTACGCCGCCATGCCGATCGCCCAGTGGGACCCGCAGCTCGCGGCCTATGCACCTTCCACCGTCGAGCGCTTGGCGGCCATGGGCGTCAAGCTCATCGGCATCGACACGGCCAGCATCGACCCGGCCGACAGCAAGACGCTGGAAAGCCACCAGCGCATTCGCCGCCTCGACCTGCGCGTGCTCGAGAACCTTGTGCTCGACGACGTGCCCGAAGGCGACTACGAACTCATCGCGCTGCCGCTCAAGCTGGTCAGCGCCGACGCTTCCCCCGTTCGCGCCGTGCTGCGTGACCTTCCACGCTGA
- the feoB gene encoding ferrous iron transporter B, with amino-acid sequence MVEAVIQGPGRLAATAQPGRVALLGNPNCGKTALFNLLTGSRQKVANYAGVTVERKEGTLRTASGRRVFVLDLPGAYSLNALSADEAVTRDVVTGKSSEPLPDLLVCVTDATNLRLNLRLVLEAKRLGLPMVVALNMTDMAKKQGIAVDTAVLSRELGVPVIETVGVHSGGAQGLLEALDAPVAAAAPQPWQAPGLDDVLATQREVRRILGIAVREPVGSLATSDRIDRVVMHPVWGMLVLAVTMFLMFQAVFSWANVPMDAIKAATEGLGELLKTRMPEGMLQSLLVDGVIAGVGGVVVFLPQILILFLFILALEDSGYLPRAAFLLDRVMGTVGLSGRSFIPLLSSFACAIPGVMATRTISNWRDRITTIMIAPLMTCSARLPVYALLIAAFIPTRTVGGVFNLQGVVLFALYVFGIVSAMAVAWVMKRFRDNKQQSPLMMELPAYRWPNLRNLALGLYERAWIFIQRVGTIILTLTILLWFLSTFPSPPEGATGPAIQYSLAGMIGRGLEHIFAPIGFNWQISIALVPGMAAREVAVGALGTVYALAASGDDVAGQLEPLIAGSWSLATALSLLVWYVFAPQCISTLAAVKRETGSWKYVWIMAGYLFALAYAACFITYRVAVALGAG; translated from the coding sequence ATGGTTGAGGCCGTCATCCAGGGGCCGGGGCGCCTCGCAGCCACCGCACAGCCCGGGCGCGTCGCACTGCTCGGCAATCCGAACTGCGGCAAGACAGCGCTCTTCAACCTGCTCACCGGCAGCCGTCAAAAAGTTGCCAACTACGCTGGCGTCACCGTCGAGCGCAAAGAGGGCACGCTTCGCACCGCATCGGGCCGCCGCGTGTTCGTGCTCGACCTGCCCGGGGCCTACAGCCTGAACGCGCTCAGCGCTGACGAGGCCGTAACGCGCGACGTGGTCACCGGCAAGAGCAGCGAGCCCTTGCCCGACCTGCTGGTGTGCGTGACCGACGCCACCAACCTGCGGCTCAACCTGCGGCTCGTGCTCGAGGCCAAGCGCCTCGGCTTGCCGATGGTGGTGGCGCTCAACATGACCGACATGGCGAAGAAGCAGGGCATTGCGGTCGACACGGCCGTGCTGTCGCGCGAACTCGGCGTGCCGGTCATCGAGACCGTCGGCGTGCATTCCGGCGGCGCGCAAGGCCTGCTCGAAGCCTTGGATGCACCCGTGGCCGCCGCCGCGCCGCAGCCCTGGCAGGCGCCGGGGCTGGACGACGTGCTTGCCACGCAGCGCGAAGTGCGCCGCATTCTCGGCATTGCCGTGCGCGAGCCGGTGGGAAGCCTTGCCACCAGCGACCGCATCGACCGCGTGGTGATGCACCCCGTGTGGGGCATGCTGGTGCTCGCGGTCACCATGTTCCTGATGTTCCAGGCCGTGTTCAGCTGGGCCAATGTGCCAATGGACGCGATCAAGGCCGCAACCGAGGGCCTTGGCGAGCTGCTGAAGACCCGCATGCCCGAAGGCATGCTGCAAAGCCTGCTGGTCGACGGCGTCATTGCCGGCGTGGGCGGCGTGGTGGTGTTTCTGCCGCAGATCCTGATCCTGTTCCTGTTCATCCTGGCGCTGGAAGATTCAGGCTACCTGCCGCGTGCCGCGTTCCTGCTCGACCGGGTGATGGGCACCGTGGGGCTTTCGGGCCGCTCGTTCATTCCGCTGCTTTCGAGCTTTGCCTGCGCCATTCCGGGCGTGATGGCGACGCGCACCATCAGCAACTGGCGCGACCGCATCACCACCATCATGATTGCGCCGCTCATGACCTGTTCGGCGCGCCTGCCGGTCTATGCGCTGCTGATTGCAGCCTTCATTCCGACGCGTACCGTGGGGGGCGTGTTCAACCTCCAGGGCGTGGTGCTTTTTGCGCTCTATGTGTTCGGCATCGTCTCGGCAATGGCGGTGGCATGGGTGATGAAGCGCTTTCGCGACAACAAGCAGCAATCGCCGCTGATGATGGAACTGCCGGCCTACCGCTGGCCGAATCTGCGCAACCTGGCGCTGGGCCTCTATGAGCGGGCATGGATCTTCATCCAGCGCGTGGGCACGATCATCCTCACGCTCACCATCCTCTTGTGGTTCCTGTCGACCTTTCCTTCACCGCCCGAAGGCGCCACGGGTCCTGCCATCCAGTACAGCCTGGCCGGCATGATCGGACGCGGCCTGGAGCACATCTTTGCGCCCATCGGTTTCAACTGGCAGATCTCGATTGCGCTGGTGCCGGGCATGGCGGCGCGCGAGGTGGCGGTGGGTGCGCTCGGCACGGTGTATGCGCTCGCGGCCAGCGGCGACGACGTGGCGGGCCAGCTCGAGCCGCTGATCGCGGGCAGCTGGTCGCTCGCAACGGCGCTGTCGTTGCTGGTCTGGTATGTGTTTGCACCGCAGTGCATTTCGACCCTGGCGGCCGTGAAGCGCGAGACCGGGTCGTGGAAATACGTGTGGATCATGGCGGGCTACCTGTTCGCGCTCGCCTATGCGGCTTGCTTCATTACCTACCGCGTTGCGGTGGCGCTCGGAGCAGGTTAA
- a CDS encoding SMI1/KNR4 family protein: protein MKDVQFSLEELATLREHGVVLFADRVIFDAQPAMPAQQIAAVQALCAGPTPEPLLELWRQTAGGRLDYDLSLPMNGNIESISWSELFWNGSDGYRDLQGWIEHEQELAEEAAEAEGRDWTGKLTHLPFGGFEYLDRIYAVVEPGPEHGHITAWKHGLPPAWTHALHEDGVSTIAPDLYSAFGALHLDEDPLAPTGDYFSGQALLQYLDDRHQDHGLDLDLMDKLVSFYCRAVIDWRTPLANGTLRRLPATARAALHHAIASNDADLVAELAAAGVSFEGPQQGSALATDVAIGNGAFAAAMALVRAGAPVARDALRNIDGQISPELTRALLANGAEPNVAAIVKCAACGAPASAHLIADACAQAGIDVAPAFDAERDAMLAELEATLLEVRDGSHGHYLGPEGLAERIEHLQTFRL from the coding sequence ATGAAAGATGTCCAGTTCTCGCTCGAAGAGCTTGCTACCTTGCGCGAACATGGCGTGGTCCTGTTCGCGGACCGCGTGATCTTCGACGCGCAGCCGGCGATGCCCGCGCAGCAGATCGCGGCCGTCCAGGCCCTGTGCGCAGGCCCGACTCCCGAGCCGCTGCTCGAACTGTGGCGGCAAACGGCGGGCGGGCGGCTCGATTACGACCTGTCGCTGCCGATGAACGGGAACATCGAATCCATCAGCTGGTCGGAGCTGTTCTGGAACGGCAGCGACGGTTATCGCGATCTGCAGGGCTGGATCGAGCATGAGCAGGAGCTGGCCGAAGAGGCTGCCGAAGCAGAGGGCCGCGACTGGACCGGCAAGCTCACGCACCTGCCTTTCGGTGGCTTCGAATACCTGGACCGCATCTATGCGGTGGTCGAGCCCGGTCCCGAACACGGCCACATCACCGCATGGAAGCACGGGCTGCCGCCGGCCTGGACGCATGCGCTGCATGAAGACGGCGTGAGCACCATCGCGCCCGACCTGTACAGCGCCTTTGGGGCACTGCATCTCGATGAAGACCCGCTGGCACCCACGGGCGATTATTTTTCCGGCCAGGCCCTCCTCCAGTACCTGGACGACCGGCACCAGGACCATGGCCTGGACCTCGACCTGATGGACAAGCTGGTGAGCTTCTATTGCCGCGCCGTGATCGACTGGCGCACACCGCTGGCCAACGGAACGCTGCGCCGGCTGCCGGCCACTGCGCGCGCGGCGCTGCACCATGCAATTGCCAGCAACGACGCGGACCTGGTCGCCGAACTCGCCGCCGCGGGCGTCAGTTTCGAGGGCCCGCAGCAGGGAAGTGCGCTGGCCACGGACGTTGCCATAGGCAACGGTGCCTTTGCCGCAGCCATGGCGCTGGTCCGCGCGGGTGCTCCCGTGGCACGCGACGCGTTGCGCAACATCGACGGCCAGATTTCACCCGAGCTCACGAGAGCGCTGCTCGCGAACGGGGCCGAGCCGAACGTGGCGGCCATCGTCAAATGCGCTGCCTGCGGCGCGCCCGCGAGCGCGCACCTGATCGCCGATGCATGCGCGCAGGCCGGCATCGATGTGGCGCCCGCTTTCGACGCCGAGCGCGATGCGATGCTGGCCGAACTCGAGGCCACGCTGCTTGAGGTGCGCGACGGTTCTCACGGCCACTATCTCGGCCCCGAGGGGTTGGCCGAACGGATCGAGCACCTGCAGACATTCAGGCTCTGA